In Shewanella glacialimarina, the genomic stretch CATCAATGTCAGATATTGCTTATAAAGACTTAAGAAAAACTTCTCGTGCGGCTCAGAAAAATCGCTCAACTCACCAAGCTGCTCAACTGAATAACCTTGAGCACTTCCCGCAGAGCTATACAGATAATCTTTAAAGGGAAAAGGGCTTAATTGCCCTGAAAACGCTAACGTATCTGCTGGAATATAATCCAGCATAGGATTTGCCACTACTGAGTTAGATTGTTGGCTAAAATAATATCCACCCGCACCAACCGCTAATACAGCAACTGCAACAGCCATTTTATTCATTTATAAACTCCAATTTATTCACTATTTAACTCTTCCATGAGAGTCACGAGGATTATCTGTTGGTCAAAAGTACCTATTTCCAACTTTCAAAGACATAGGTAAACGATTCAATAATTTAACATTAATTCGACCTTAACGCATTAGCTTAGGCTTCAATTTAATTATGATTATCATTTTAAATAGAGGCCGCTACTCGGGTTGAAAGGTGTAGTCAATAAGCTAAATTCGACACCTTTAGCTTAACCTGCAGGATTTAAAGATTGAGTGGAAAAAGATGATTTCAAGAACACTAACTTGGTTTTGCCCTTGCTCCTTGTTAGAGAACATCCAATTTAAACTTTGCTCGAACATCGTTATCACTAGTTTATGAAAGCACCATTTTGAGGTAAATCTATCTACTATTAACATCATAAAATCTTTTCGACACTACTCTGCATTTATATAATAGTTTGATATTTTTTGGCGCTTCGACCTAGGGGCGCTATCTGACAACATTTGGTGCTTGCTATTTGTACAGCAAACTCATAGCATGTAATTACATTTGTAACTACAGAGTCTGATTATGGGAACCATTAATATTCGTGTCGATGATGAGCTAAAAACACGCTCTTATGCGGCTTTGGAAAAACTCGGTGTGACGCCATCAGAGTTGCTACGCCAAACATTGGAATATGTAGCGCAAAGAGGGGTGCTGCCATTTAAGCCGGTACTGTTAACCGATGAGGACCAAGCCCTTTTAGAATTAGCAAAGGCTCGCTTGGCCGATCCACAACCTGGCGTGAAGGTTACTTTGGATGACCTATGAATTGGAGTTTGATCCCCGTGCTTTGAAGGAATGGCACAAGTTGGGTGATACCATTCGCCAGCAGTTTAAGAAGAAGTTGGCTGAGGTGCAGGTTAACCCTCGTGTCGAAGCCAATCAGTTACGAGAATTACCAGATTGTTACAAAATCAAGTTGCGTAGCGCGGGTTATCGATTGATATACCAAGTGCAAGATGAGCGGATCACTGTTTTTGTCGTAGCAGTTGGAAAAAGAGAAGGCGCTGAAGCTTACAAAGATGCTGATAAACGTTTGTAATTTAAGGATAGGGCTATATATCCATTTTTCATTCGTAACATTTATGGAAGATATTTGAATTTGTAACTAATCCGAAGGTACATTAGAACATTTTTGTCCAGAAATGTGCCTAGGATCGTAAGCCTGTAAATTATTTATGCCCCAAAGTTTGTTTGGAAATATGGCCTGCGGCCACCAACGTCGTGGCGCTTCACCCACACCAGACCAAGAGGGTATCAACAGCAATACCCTCTTGGATCACCCTGCCGCCCCAGACGAAAAATGCTGAAAAGCGCATAATTTTCGATGGGGATCGATCCAGCTTTAAACTTCATCTGTATCCGGCTTCGGCCATTGTCGAAAAGCCCTAACGCT encodes the following:
- a CDS encoding type II toxin-antitoxin system RelB/DinJ family antitoxin gives rise to the protein MGTINIRVDDELKTRSYAALEKLGVTPSELLRQTLEYVAQRGVLPFKPVLLTDEDQALLELAKARLADPQPGVKVTLDDL
- a CDS encoding type II toxin-antitoxin system RelE family toxin → MTYELEFDPRALKEWHKLGDTIRQQFKKKLAEVQVNPRVEANQLRELPDCYKIKLRSAGYRLIYQVQDERITVFVVAVGKREGAEAYKDADKRL